The DNA window CCGCCGACGAGATCGCGCAGCTGGCCACGTGGCGCGAGTCCGGCGTGTTCGACGAGCGCGAGCGGGCGGCGCTCGAGCTCGCGGAGGCGTTCACGTTCATCTCCGAGGAGGGCATCCCCGACGCCGTCTACGACCACGTCGGCGGCATCCTCTCGGAGCAGGAGTATGTCGGGCTGAGCTGGATCCTCATCTCCATCAACGCCTTCAACCGCGTCACCATCGCCGGTCGGTACCCGGTGCCGCCCCGACCCGCGGCGACCTCCTGATGACCGACCAGACACTCGTCCCGGGCGCGATGAACTTCCGCGACGTCGGCGGCCTGCCCGCCGGTGAGGGCCGTACCCGCTCCGGCGTGCTCTACCGCTCCGGCAACCTGGCCGCGCTCGAGGAGCCCGGCACCGCCGCCTTCCGCGAGCTGGGGGTGCGCCGCATCATCGACCTGCGCGACGACGAGGAGGTCGAGCGCTCGCCGAGCCGCGTGGACGGCATGGACCTGCAGATGCAGCGCGTGCCGCTCTACCTCGGATCGATCTCGTCGTTCTTCCAGAAGGATGCGTCGCTGACGCAGTTCTACCGCGAGATCGTCGAGGACTCCGCCGACCAGGTGGTCGAGGTCGTCCGGAGCGTCCTCGCCGATCAGCCGGTGCTCGTGCACTGCACGGTCGGCAAGGACCGCACGGGTGTGACCGTGGCGCTGACGCTGCTCGCCGCCGGCGTCGACCAGGAGGCGGTCATCGCCGATTACGCGCGCACCGAGTCGATGCTCCCGGTCGAGCGCAACGAGATGATCGTGGCGCGACTGCGGGCGACGTTCCCCGACTCCGAGAACCTCGTGGAGCTGGCGACCCGCTCGCCCGCCCACATCATGCGCGGGCTGCTCGACGACCTGACGGCGCGCTACGGCGGACCGGTGGAGTACCTCCGCGCGAAGGGCCTCCGCGATGACGAGATCGCCGACCTGCGACGGGTGCTCATCGAGCCCTGATGGCCGTTGGCGACCGATTCGAGTGAGGTTAGGCAACCCTTCTCTGCGGCGGGTACACTGAGAACGTCATGTCCTCCGCCGAACACAACGCCAGCCTCTGCCGCACGGTGCGCCACGCGCGCGTGCAGCAGCTGATCACCGCCGACGAGAACGCACTCTCGGAGCTGCAGGCCGTCCTCGCGACGCTGCCGATCTGCTCGACCGGCCGGGTGTTCATCGAGGTCCCCGACGCGTCGTGGATCGGCGAGGTGAGCGCTCCGGCGCGGATGGTCGTGACGTGGCTCGACCGCTCGACCCGCAGCGGTGCACCCGGCACCGGCCGTGCGTGCGCGACCGGCGCGGCGCTGTCCCGCGCCGTCGCCGCATGGGCCGACGAGATGCTCTGCGCTGAGGACGACGCCACCCGCGTCACCCTGCTCGGTGGCTACCTCGGGACGGCCGACATCGTCGACCACCTCACCGGCCGCCTCGGCATGACCGCCGACGCCATCCACACGCCGGAGCGCTTCGGTCTCACGACCGCGCGCTGACGCACGTCGCCCGCGCTGACGCAACGCCGCCAGCTGTGACGCACGCCGCCCGCTGGTGCCCGCCATCCGCGCGCTGACGCACGCCCTCTGCGGTCAGGACCCGCGCGGGACGTAGTTGCCGTTCTCCAGGCCGGCCTCGATCTCGAACCGGTTGCGCAGCGGGTTCCGCCCCGAGAGCGAGTACAGCACCGGCATGAGGAAGCCGTAGCGGCGCCACTGCCGCGCGTGCACGGCTTCGTGCGCGATGATCGCGTCGGTCACGGGCTCGTCGCCGGTCAGGAAGCAGTCCCCGACGCAGACGCCGCCCCGCGGAAAAGCCCACGACGGGAGTCCGCGGAAGACCCAGAGCCCGCCCCGGCGCTCGATGCGCCCCGTGCTCCACAGCGTGCCCCATGCCCAGCCGACGGTGCGGCCGTACCAGAGGCCGACCCGGCTCACGGGGGAGTCAAGCAGAGCGTTCGGGATCATCCGCTCGATGCGCTTTCCGCGGGCGACGGCGCGATCGGCGTCGGCGCGCCACGAGCGCGGGGGCGTCGGGATCGGGCTCACGCGAGCGCCCCGACCAGGCGCAGGATCGCGCCGAGGTCCTCGACGGCTGCCTCGGGTGAGGAGGGCGAGAATTCCGTGAGGGATGCCCCGGCCAGCGGCATCCGCTCGCGCACCGCCTTGATCGCCGCGACCACCTGAGCCACCGTCGCCCCGAAGGGGACGGGGTAGGTGAGTGCGCCCATCTCGCCGGGATCGAGCACGTCGAGGTCGACGTGGATGTACACGCGGGCAGCACCCGTGGCGGAGACGGCGTCGGCAAGCGCGGCGGGGTCGGCGAGGTCGTCGACGCTGAGTACCGTCATCCCGGTCGCCGAGACGTAGAGCTCTTCGCCGAGGTCGAACTCGCGCGTGCCGGCCAGCACCACGCGGTCGGGCGTGATGACCTCGGCCGGAAGGCTCAGCACGTCGGCGCCTTCGCCGAGGATGGCGCGCAGCACCATGCCGTGGAACGCGCCGGAGTCCGACGTCTCGGGGGAGTTCAGGTCGGCGTGCGCGTCGAGCCACACCACCGCCAGGTCGGGACCGGCGACCGCGCCCACCCCCGCGAGGGTGACACCGCAGTCGCCGCCGATGACGACCACGGGCTCGTCCGCCTCGGCGACGGCCTCCTCGATCGCCGTGCGGACGCGGGTGAGCGAGCTGAGGCGCCGCACGCCCGACTCCAGGCTCTCGCCGGCCTCGGCGGGCACGTCGATGACGGTGGTCGTGGCACGGGGCAGGTCGCCCGCGATGGCGAGCGCGCCGTCGATGAGCTGCATCGCGCGGGAGGACGACGAGCCCTGCCACTGCGGCGCGACGATGAATCGGGTCATGGGCTCATCCTGCCCCACCCCGCACGAGCGCCGAGGCCGCTCCGCGCAGGGCGAACACGGCCGCCCCGTCACGCCGGCGAACGGCGACGGGCATGCCCGCAGACGGCGACCGGCACGCCCGGAAACAGCGACGGGCGCCGCCCCCCGAGGAGCGACGCCCGTCGAACGGGTCAGTGCGTCAGCTCTGGCCGCTCTCGATCGCGGCCGGAGCCTGTCCGCCCTTGAGCGCGGCGAGACGGGCCTCGACCTCGGTCAGCTCGCCGACGTCTTCGAGCTGGTTGAACTGCGCGTCCAGGCTCGACGCGGCCAGCTCCTGCTTGCCGGCGGCGAGCGCCTCCTGGCGGCGGATCTTGTCCTCGAACCGGCCCAGCTCGCTGGTCGGGTCCATGACGTCGATCGACTTGACGGCGTCGACGACCTTGTTCTGCGCCTCGGCGGTCTTGGCTCGGGCCATCAGCTCGGAGCGCTTCGACTTCAGCTGCTCCAGCTTCTGCTTCATGCCGTTGAGGCCGTCCTTCAGCTGGTCGACGACCTGCGTCTGCGTCGCGATCTGCGGAGCCGTGGCGCGCGCCTCGTTCTCCTCGCTGATCTGACGCTGCAGGGCGATCTTCGCCAGGTTGTCGAACTTGTCGGCGTCGGCGGTGTTGCCCGCGCGGCGCAGCTCGTCGGCCTTGCGACTGGCGGCGAGGGCCTTGTTGCCCCACTCGGTCGCCGCCTGGACGTCCTCGGCGTGGTCGCGCTCGAGCAGGCGCAGGTTGCCGATCGTCTCGGCGATGGCCGACTCGGCGTCGGCGATGTTGTTGGAGAAGTCGCGCACGAGCTGGTCGAGCATCTTCTGGGGGTCCTCGGCGGAGTCGAGCATGGAGTTGATGTTCGCCTTCAGGAGGGTCGAGATGCGACCGAAGATGGACTGCTTTGCCATCGGGTTTCCTTCCTATTCGTGGGAGAGGTCGAGAAGTGGATCAGGACGAGGGATGCCGCACCGGGGCGGCGACGGGAGTGCGGCTCAGAAGCGGCCACCTCCTCGGCGAGCACGGGTGCCGCCCCCGCCGAAGCTGCCGGGACGCATGCCGCCGGACGACCGGCCTCCGCCGCCCCCGCCGAACATGCCACCGAGCCCGCCCGAGCCGCCCAGGCCGCCTGATCCGCCGGAGCGCCCGCCGCCGAGCATGGAGTTGATGACGATGCCGCCCAGCACGGCGCCCAGCATGCCGCCGCCGGAGTTTCCGCCGCCCTGGCCGCCGCCCAGCATCCCGCCGAGTCCGCCCCCGCCGCCGAAGGCGCCGACGTCGTCCTGAGCGCGCTGGATGGCCTCCGCCGCCAGCTGCGCCGAGCGCTGCGCCTGCTGCAGCGCCTGCGCGGGGTCGACCGCCTGCAGCTGCTGCGCCTGCACCAGCGAGGCGCCGGCTTCGGCCAGCCGCGTGCGCGCTTCGGCGCCGACGGCACCGCGCCGTGCCGTGATGTAGTCCTCGGCGGCCGAGACCTGCGCCTGCGCCTGCAGGATGGTCTGACCGACCTGCTGACGGGCGCGCTCGGCCTGAGCTGCGGCATCCCGCACACCCTGGGTGACCGCGTCGATCTCGGTGTTCGCCGCCTGCAGCGACTCGAGCGTCTGCAGCGGGCGCTTGTCGGAGCCGTTGCTCGTCGCCCGGGCGGCGTCCACGCGCTGGCGCGTCGAGGCGATCGCCGCGGCGACGCGCCCGTCGGCGTCGGGGAGTGTCGCGGCGGTCGCCATGTCGGTCTCGAGCTCGGCGAGGAGAGACGTGATGCCCGCGTCGGCGGCCGCGAGGTCGGCGCCGAGCTTGTCGACGGCCTGCTCGAGCAGCACCGCCTGCGCGACGGCGTCCTCTGCGGCACGGATGCCCACGGCCGCCTCGCCGCCGCGTCCGGCGCCGATGTCGGTCTCGGCCTCCGTCAGTCGCGCGTCGGCGAACGCGATGCGCTCGCGCGCCTGATCGGGGTTGTCGGCGATCGTGGCCAGGGCATCCGCGGAGTAGCGCGCGGTGAGGGCGGTGAGGGATGCTTCCGAGCCGGCGATGCCGGCGGCCGCCGTCTCCCGCGCCTCCCGCACGCGCGCGAGCGCCTCCGGAGCGTTCTGCTCCAGCTTGCGCAGCTCGTCGAACGCCTCGGCCTTCTCATCCAGACCGTCGTTGGCCTCGCGGCACAGCTGGATGATCTGCTCGTTCCAGGCGCGCGTCTGCTCCTCGGCGTCGGGCACCTCGTCATCGAGCTGCTGCTTCAGCGTGAAGGCCTGGGTGAGGTTCTGCGACGCGCGGGCGAGAGCCTGCTCGAACTCGGCGGTCGCGGCATCCCCGAACTGCGCCTTGGCGAAGCCGAGCTCCTGCTCGCTCGTCTTGACGGCGTCGTCGGTGGCGACCAGCGCGGACGACGCCTCGCGGGCGAGATCCGCGGTGGAGATCTGCGGGGGACCGGCGGGCGCGGTGACCGACGGACGACGCCGCCTCCGGATGAGCCAGATGACGCCGCCGATCACCAGAGCGATGACGACCACCACGAGGATGCCGGTGATGACCCCGCCCCCGTCGGCACCGGTCGGGCTCGCACCGCCGCCGGCCGTGCCGAGCAGCTGGTCGATGGTGCCGGCGGCCGTCGTGGCCGCGCCGATCCAGTCGCCGGCGGTGAGCTGCGGCTTGACGGCGTCCTCGACCTGGCTCACCTGCGGGACGCTCAGCGGCCCGCTGCTGTCGGCGGAGAGGTAGAACTGGCGGGAGTCGACGGCGACGGCCAGCAGATACTGCTTGGGTCCGAGGCCGTTGTCGTTGGCGAGCTGGTTGGCCCACGCCTCGCTGTCGTCCGGAGACGTGAAGGTGTCGACGTAGACCACGAAGATGTCGACACCGGTGGTGCGGTAGGTCTCGGTCATCCTCGTGCTGAGGTCGATCGCCTCCTGATCCGTGAGGACGCCCGCCTCATCGGTGATGTAGGAGTCGGCCAGCGGAGGCGGGGGAGTGGCGGAGGCCGCCGTCGCCGCTCCGGTGAAGACGATCGCGAGCGCCGCGGCGAGCGACACCGCCCAGCGAGCACGCATCGACTCCTCCTCCGCGGGGACTCCACAGCCGTCCCTCCGCCCGAGTCTATTGACGGACCGCTTCCCGCGGGAAGCGAGGGCGGCGGCTTGACGGGGCGGACGACCCCCGGTAGGCGCTCACCCGGCGGGTCCGGCCTCCGCCCGGGTGCGCGGCGGCTACGCTCGCCCGGTCGGGAGGGGCGCATGGACGATCGGTACGGCTCGGATGTGCTGGCCAAGGGCTGGCGCGAGAAGGCCGCGAAGGTGCTCGCGCGCGTGCCGGCGGAGCGCGACCTCGTGGTCGAGGTGGCGGCCGACGGCTACTGCGGCGCCGTCGTGCGGGTCGGCTCGAGCCTTGTGGAGCTCGAGGACCGAAACGGCAGGCGACGCCAGTTCCCGCTGGGCGCGGGCTTCCTGATCGACGGTGCCGACGTGATCCTCGTGCCGCCCGCTCCGAAGGCTCCGGCCGCTCCGGCCCGGACGGCGTCGGGTTCGTTCGCGGCGCCCGACTCGCGGGCCCGCGTCGCCCGCGCCAGCCGCATCTGGGTCGAGGGGCGCCACGATGCCGAGCTCGTCGAGAAGGTCTGGGGCGACGACCTGCGCGCAGAGGGCGTGGTCGTCGAATACCTGCAGGGCGTCGACCTGCTCGACCAGGCGCTCGCCGACGATCCGCCGTCCGCCGAGCGGCGCTACGGCGTGCTGGTGGACCACCTGGTGCCCGGCTCGAAGGAGACGCGCCTCGTCGAGGCCACGCTGCGGGGCCCGCACGGCCGCCACCTGCGCGTCGTCGGGCATCCCTACATCGACGTCTGGCAGTGCGTGCTGCCCCGCGCCGTCGGCATCCAGCGATGGCCGGAGGTGCCGCGCGGCATCGAGTTCAAGGTCGGCGTGTGCCGCGCCCTCGGCTGGCCGGCGCGCGACCAGGCGGACATCGCCCGGGCGTGGAAGCGCATCCTCGGCAGCGTGACCTCATACCGCGACCTCGAGCCGAGTCTGCTCGGACGCGTCGAGGAGCTGATCGACTTCGTGACGGCCTGATCCCCGCGGAGCACGCGCGGCGGGCCCGCTCCATGGCGGTCGTTACCCTGGAAGGGTGTCCGACACCCCCGCCGACCCGCGACGCCACCGCGACCGCCCCGTGTCCTTCGTCCGCCGCAGCGGGCGGATGTCCGACGGGCAGGACCGCGCGTGGGAGCGCCTCGCGCCGGAGTACCTGCTGACGGTCACGCGGGATGCCCCGGCCACCAGCATCCTCCCGGGCACCGCCATCGACCCGCGCGACGTCTACGGCCGCCAGGCCGCGCTGATCGCCGAGATCGGCTCGGGGCAGGGTCACGCCATCGTCGCGGCCGCCTCGTCGCGCCCCGACGACGACTTCCTCGCCATCGAGGTCTTCCGGGCCGGGCTGGCACGCACGATGTTCGACGCCGACCGTGCCGGCGCCCGCAACCTGCGCATGGTCGAGGCGAACGCGCCGGAGGTGCTCGCGCACCTGCTGCCCGAGGCATCCCTCGACGAGCTCTGGGTGTTCTTCCCCGATCCGTGGCACAAGCACAAGCACTTCAAGCGGCGCCTGGTCACGGCGGAGTTCGGCGACCTCGCCGCGCGCGTGCTGAAGGACGGCGGGATGCTGCGCCTGGCCACCGACTGGGAGGAGTACGCCCGGTGGATGCGCGACGTGCTCGACGGCATCCCCGCCCTCGAGCGCGCCTTCGACGGCGACTGGTCCGACCGCTTCGACGGTCGCGTCGTGACCGCCTTCGAGCGCAAGGGCGCACGCGTCGGACGCGACATCCGCGACCTGGCCTATCGCCGAGCACCCCGCACATGAGCGCCCGTCAGCTGGACCGCTGATGCCGCAGCATCCGTCGTCGTCTCCTGCCGTCGCCCTGCCGGCGTGGTCGTGGGGACTCCTTCCCGCTCTGCTCGTGTGCCTCGCGGCGCCGGCCTTCTTCGTGCTGCTGCTGCCCTGGCTCGGATGGGTGCTGCTGGCGGCGGCGATGGCATCGGCGTGGATGCTGGAGCGCCGCGCGTCCGCTCCACTCGAGGTCCTGCCGGGTCGGACGCGTCCGCCGAGCCTTCTGCGCGACCTCTCGCTCATCGCCGCCGGGCTGCTCGTGGTCAGCGTGATCCCGTTGAAGGCGGAGCTCGACAACGTGGCGTTCGTGCGCTTCACCCTGGGCCTCGGCGGTGCCGTGGTGGTGCCCTATGTCATCTCGCGGTTCGTCTACCGCGACCGGGCGATCGGCTTCCCGTGGCGCGGGGGCGGCCGATGGACGACCTTCCAGTGGGCCTGGCTCGCCAGCGTGCTGGTGCTGGGCTGGCTGATCCTGCCGTTCTACTTCATCACCTCGGGGGTCTACCTCAACTGGCCGGTCGTGAACACCCCCGAGCTCATCGGCCGGCTGTTCGTCGGGGTCGGCGCCGTCGGCATCTGGGATGAGCTGTTCTTCGTCTGCACCGTCTTCGCGCTGCTGCGCCGGCACTTCCCCGTCTGGCAGGCGAACGTGCTGCAGACCATCGTGTTCGTGTCGTTCCTGTGGGAACTCGGCTACCGCGCGTGGGGCCCTCTGCTGACGATCCCCTTCGCGCTGCTGCAAGGATTCATCTTCCTGCGCACCCGATCGCTGGCCTACGTGGTGACCGTGCACCTGCTCTTCGACGCAGTTGTGTTCCTCGTGCTGGTGCACGCCCACAACCCCGGCGTGCTCGACGGCTTCTTCCTCGTCCCCTCTCCCTGATCCGACCACCCCTGATCGTCACGATTCGCCTCCGGTCGCGGGCGCTTGTACCACTCGCTCAGCCTGGTATGGGAAAATCCGATGACGCGGTCGGCGGATCTTCCCTGCTGCGCGAGGAGGATGCGTGACCGCTCAGGAACAGGAGCGCGCGGCGACGACCGTGCCGCCCCCGGGGGCGTCCGACCGGACCTCGCTCGTCGCCCGCGTCTGGAACGGCTCGATGCGTCTCCTCCGCTCGGCGCCGACGACGACGATCAACCGTGATCCGCTTCCCGCGGGTGTCATCAGCCGGGTGCTGCTGCTGTGGGGCGTCGGACGTGCGATCAACCTTCTGATCCTGTTCGGCTGGTACCAGATCTCCAAAGCGGGGAAGTGGGGCTTCGGCCCCGAAGGCGAGCTCGTCACCACCTTCCTCAACTTCCTCAGCGACTGGGACGGCGCCCGCTACGGACGCATCTCGCAGGTCGGCTATCCCACGTGGCTGCCGCTCGCGCCGAGCGGTGTCGTGCAGCCGAACGACTGGGCGTTCCTCCCCGTCTTCCCCTGGCTCGAGCGGGTCATCTCCGATGCGCTCGGCGTCCCCTGGCAGGCCGCCGGTGTCGGTATCAGCATCATCGCGAGCGCCGGCGCCACCGTCATGCTCTATCTGCTGCTGCACCGCGTCACCACGCCGAAGTCAGCCTGGTGGGGCGTCGTGCTCTTCACGCTCAGCCCGCTGTCCTTCGTCTTCGTGCTCGCCTACGCAGAGTCGCTCATCCTGATGCTGCTCTTCGCCTGCCTGCTGCTGGCGGTGAACCGGCGCTACGCCTGGATCGCCCCCGTCGGGGTGCTCGCCGCCTATGTGCGGCCGGGCGGCCTCGCGATCGCGCTGACGCTCGGCGTCGTGTTCCTCGTGCGCTGGGCGCGCCGCGCAGAAGACCCGTTCCCCGCCGCGCAGCGCTGGGGCATGATCGTCTCGGCCGGCCTCATCTCCGTCGCCGGCCTCTCGTGGTCGTACATCGCCCAGGCCGTCACCGGCACACGCGACGCCTACGTGCGCACCGAGATCGCCTGGTGGATCCCTTTCGTCGGCGACGGCCACTTCGTGCCGCTCACCCCGTGGTTCCGCTTCTGGGGCTCGTATCTCGGCATCCTGGGCGTGCTCATGGTGCTCACGATCGCCGGTGGCTTCATCGTGTGGATGCGCTCCAAGCCCATCCGCGCCCTCGGCGTCGAGGTCTGGTCGTTCGTGGCCGGCTACGGGCTGTACCTGTTCGCCGTCTTCCTGCCGCAGCAGAGCCTGTTCCGTCTGCTGATGCCGATGGCGCCGCTGCTCGCCGACTCGCGCTTGTCTTCCACGGCCACCCGACGCCGCCTCGGCGTCGTCGTCTGCATCGTCCTGCAGGTCGTCGCGGTGCTGCTGCTGTGGACCATCGGCTGGCCGTGAACCGGATGCTGCGGCCCCGCCCGCGTCCGGAGGCCCCTGCCGCCCGGTGATAGCATCGTGTGGTTGCGCCTCCGTAGCTCAGGGGATAGAGCGTTGGTTTCCGGTACCAAAGGTCGCTGGTTCGATTCCAGTCGGGGGCACCAGTCGGGACAAGGGATCGCGGGTCTTCAGACCTCGCGATCCTTTTCTTCTGACAACAAAATGACAACAGATGATTCGTGTCGGGCGCGATCGAGAGCGATCGCAACCGCGTCCACATCACCATCGAAGAGGTCTGCATAGACGTCCAGTGTCATCGCGGCAGAGGCGTGGCCGAGCATTCTCTGGATCGATTTCACGTGCGCGCCGGCTTGGACGGCGAGGCTCGCGGCGGTGTGGCGGAGGTCGTGCGGCGTGACCCGCGGCATCGTCGGATCGGCCGCGCGGGCTTCGCGGACCGCCGCGGTGAACCATCCGTTCCTCGACGCGGGGATCAGCAGGTGGGACGTGCCGTCACCGAAGACGAGCTGATCCGCGCTCTTGCCGGCGATGAGCTCGTGCAGCGGATCTAAGAGGAAGCCCGGAAACGGGACGGATCTCGACCGGTGCGACTTCGGGGTACCGACGTGCACCTGGTGCGACACCTTCACGGCGTTCTCGCGGACATCGATCCTGTGACGGGCGAGGTCGAGATGGCGGACCCGGATTGCGGTGGCTTCGCCCCAGCGGAGGCCCGTGTAGGCGAGAAACAGCACGAGGGTGGGGTGTCGCGCGTGATCGGCGAGGACTTGGACCTGCGCGTGAGTGAGATACGCGTGGCCGCGGACGTTGTTCCCCTTGGCTGGCAGCTTCACCCCGCGTGCGACGTTCTGCGCCAGGCGGCGGTCCGCCACCGCCGCATCCAGGATGCCCGCGAGGATGCTGTGGGCGCGTCGTACGGTCGTGGACCCGCCCGAGATCGTCGACACCCAGGTCTGCACCTCGGAGTGCCGGATGGACGTGATCGCCCGCGCGCCCCACGTGGGTTCGACATGCGTCAACCACGCCGAGACGAGCGGCCTGTACGACGAGGGTTAAAGGACACCTTCGGGCTGCCGCAGCCACTCCTTCGCCAAGGTCGCGACGGTCACGAGGCCACTCGCCGGGTCTACATATTGGCCGCGATCCTTCGTGATCTCGACCTCCGCCAAGCGCCGCTCCGCGTCACGCTTCGTCGAGAATCCACGCTCGGTCGTCTGCCGGTGATCCGGTCGCCGGTAGATGATCCGGTAGCGCCGCTTGCCTTCGGTGCTCGTATAGGAGTGAACGCTGCCCATGGATGCCGCCTCGGAGCGTGAGGATCAGGCGGACGCCGACAACTCGTGCGCAGGGCGGCCAATCGTGGACGTCATGCCGGCTAGGCGCCCCGCTTTCCGTGCC is part of the Microbacterium lemovicicum genome and encodes:
- a CDS encoding DUF3097 domain-containing protein yields the protein MDDRYGSDVLAKGWREKAAKVLARVPAERDLVVEVAADGYCGAVVRVGSSLVELEDRNGRRRQFPLGAGFLIDGADVILVPPAPKAPAAPARTASGSFAAPDSRARVARASRIWVEGRHDAELVEKVWGDDLRAEGVVVEYLQGVDLLDQALADDPPSAERRYGVLVDHLVPGSKETRLVEATLRGPHGRHLRVVGHPYIDVWQCVLPRAVGIQRWPEVPRGIEFKVGVCRALGWPARDQADIARAWKRILGSVTSYRDLEPSLLGRVEELIDFVTA
- a CDS encoding tyrosine-type recombinase/integrase — protein: MTHVEPTWGARAITSIRHSEVQTWVSTISGGSTTVRRAHSILAGILDAAVADRRLAQNVARGVKLPAKGNNVRGHAYLTHAQVQVLADHARHPTLVLFLAYTGLRWGEATAIRVRHLDLARHRIDVRENAVKVSHQVHVGTPKSHRSRSVPFPGFLLDPLHELIAGKSADQLVFGDGTSHLLIPASRNGWFTAAVREARAADPTMPRVTPHDLRHTAASLAVQAGAHVKSIQRMLGHASAAMTLDVYADLFDGDVDAVAIALDRARHESSVVILLSEEKDREV
- a CDS encoding Fe-S oxidoreductase produces the protein MSPIPTPPRSWRADADRAVARGKRIERMIPNALLDSPVSRVGLWYGRTVGWAWGTLWSTGRIERRGGLWVFRGLPSWAFPRGGVCVGDCFLTGDEPVTDAIIAHEAVHARQWRRYGFLMPVLYSLSGRNPLRNRFEIEAGLENGNYVPRGS
- a CDS encoding arginase family protein; this encodes MTRFIVAPQWQGSSSSRAMQLIDGALAIAGDLPRATTTVIDVPAEAGESLESGVRRLSSLTRVRTAIEEAVAEADEPVVVIGGDCGVTLAGVGAVAGPDLAVVWLDAHADLNSPETSDSGAFHGMVLRAILGEGADVLSLPAEVITPDRVVLAGTREFDLGEELYVSATGMTVLSVDDLADPAALADAVSATGAARVYIHVDLDVLDPGEMGALTYPVPFGATVAQVVAAIKAVRERMPLAGASLTEFSPSSPEAAVEDLGAILRLVGALA
- a CDS encoding CPBP family intramembrane glutamic endopeptidase; amino-acid sequence: MPQHPSSSPAVALPAWSWGLLPALLVCLAAPAFFVLLLPWLGWVLLAAAMASAWMLERRASAPLEVLPGRTRPPSLLRDLSLIAAGLLVVSVIPLKAELDNVAFVRFTLGLGGAVVVPYVISRFVYRDRAIGFPWRGGGRWTTFQWAWLASVLVLGWLILPFYFITSGVYLNWPVVNTPELIGRLFVGVGAVGIWDELFFVCTVFALLRRHFPVWQANVLQTIVFVSFLWELGYRAWGPLLTIPFALLQGFIFLRTRSLAYVVTVHLLFDAVVFLVLVHAHNPGVLDGFFLVPSP
- a CDS encoding carboxymuconolactone decarboxylase family protein; the protein is MSDERRVHLSRSAPEAYKALEAFSKTVGAIATANGIDDRLKEIVQLHASQLNGCAYCVRVHVDRALVAGLTADEIAQLATWRESGVFDERERAALELAEAFTFISEEGIPDAVYDHVGGILSEQEYVGLSWILISINAFNRVTIAGRYPVPPRPAATS
- a CDS encoding PspA/IM30 family protein, producing the protein MAKQSIFGRISTLLKANINSMLDSAEDPQKMLDQLVRDFSNNIADAESAIAETIGNLRLLERDHAEDVQAATEWGNKALAASRKADELRRAGNTADADKFDNLAKIALQRQISEENEARATAPQIATQTQVVDQLKDGLNGMKQKLEQLKSKRSELMARAKTAEAQNKVVDAVKSIDVMDPTSELGRFEDKIRRQEALAAGKQELAASSLDAQFNQLEDVGELTEVEARLAALKGGQAPAAIESGQS
- a CDS encoding tyrosine-protein phosphatase gives rise to the protein MTDQTLVPGAMNFRDVGGLPAGEGRTRSGVLYRSGNLAALEEPGTAAFRELGVRRIIDLRDDEEVERSPSRVDGMDLQMQRVPLYLGSISSFFQKDASLTQFYREIVEDSADQVVEVVRSVLADQPVLVHCTVGKDRTGVTVALTLLAAGVDQEAVIADYARTESMLPVERNEMIVARLRATFPDSENLVELATRSPAHIMRGLLDDLTARYGGPVEYLRAKGLRDDEIADLRRVLIEP
- a CDS encoding TPM domain-containing protein; protein product: MRARWAVSLAAALAIVFTGAATAASATPPPPLADSYITDEAGVLTDQEAIDLSTRMTETYRTTGVDIFVVYVDTFTSPDDSEAWANQLANDNGLGPKQYLLAVAVDSRQFYLSADSSGPLSVPQVSQVEDAVKPQLTAGDWIGAATTAAGTIDQLLGTAGGGASPTGADGGGVITGILVVVVIALVIGGVIWLIRRRRRPSVTAPAGPPQISTADLAREASSALVATDDAVKTSEQELGFAKAQFGDAATAEFEQALARASQNLTQAFTLKQQLDDEVPDAEEQTRAWNEQIIQLCREANDGLDEKAEAFDELRKLEQNAPEALARVREARETAAAGIAGSEASLTALTARYSADALATIADNPDQARERIAFADARLTEAETDIGAGRGGEAAVGIRAAEDAVAQAVLLEQAVDKLGADLAAADAGITSLLAELETDMATAATLPDADGRVAAAIASTRQRVDAARATSNGSDKRPLQTLESLQAANTEIDAVTQGVRDAAAQAERARQQVGQTILQAQAQVSAAEDYITARRGAVGAEARTRLAEAGASLVQAQQLQAVDPAQALQQAQRSAQLAAEAIQRAQDDVGAFGGGGGLGGMLGGGQGGGNSGGGMLGAVLGGIVINSMLGGGRSGGSGGLGGSGGLGGMFGGGGGGRSSGGMRPGSFGGGGTRARRGGGRF
- the trmB gene encoding tRNA (guanosine(46)-N7)-methyltransferase TrmB — its product is MSDGQDRAWERLAPEYLLTVTRDAPATSILPGTAIDPRDVYGRQAALIAEIGSGQGHAIVAAASSRPDDDFLAIEVFRAGLARTMFDADRAGARNLRMVEANAPEVLAHLLPEASLDELWVFFPDPWHKHKHFKRRLVTAEFGDLAARVLKDGGMLRLATDWEEYARWMRDVLDGIPALERAFDGDWSDRFDGRVVTAFERKGARVGRDIRDLAYRRAPRT
- a CDS encoding SIP domain-containing protein, translating into MSSAEHNASLCRTVRHARVQQLITADENALSELQAVLATLPICSTGRVFIEVPDASWIGEVSAPARMVVTWLDRSTRSGAPGTGRACATGAALSRAVAAWADEMLCAEDDATRVTLLGGYLGTADIVDHLTGRLGMTADAIHTPERFGLTTAR
- a CDS encoding Arm DNA-binding domain-containing protein → MGSVHSYTSTEGKRRYRIIYRRPDHRQTTERGFSTKRDAERRLAEVEITKDRGQYVDPASGLVTVATLAKEWLRQPEGVL